From a single Centropristis striata isolate RG_2023a ecotype Rhode Island chromosome 14, C.striata_1.0, whole genome shotgun sequence genomic region:
- the fndc5b gene encoding fibronectin type III domain-containing protein 5, translating to MARPGSSAAVLLLLLGFLSVSSVNADTLLSAPLNVTIREIEVNSAVVTWEILEGDPVIGFAITQQKKDVRMLRFIQEVNTTTRSCALWDLDEDTEYIVHVQSISMGGSSPPSEPVLFRTPKESEKMASKSPDEVTMEEVGQAAQLRAGELIIIVVVLIMWAGVIALFCRQYDIIKDNEPNNNKDKAKNSSECSTPEHPQGGLLRSNV from the exons ATGGCTAGACCAGGCTCGTCTGCGGCggtgctgctgctcctgctgggCTTCCTCTCGGTGTCCTCCGTTAATGCCG acacCCTGCTGTCAGCTCCACTCAATGTGACCATCAGAGAGATTGAGGTAAACTCCGCCGTGGTCACATGGGAAATCTTGGAGGGGGACCCCGTCATTGGATTCGCCATCACCCAACAG AAGAAGGATGTACGCATGCTGAGGTTCATCCAGGAAGTCAACACAACCACGCGCTCCTGTGCATTGTGGGATCTGGATGAGGACACGGAGTACATTGTTCACGTTCAGAGCATCAGCATGGGAGGCAGCAGCCCCCCCAGTGAGCCAGTCCTCTTCAGAACGCCCAAAGAGTCGGAGAAGATGGCATCTAAGAGCCCAG ACGAGGTGACGATGGAGGAGGTTGGTCAGGCTGCTCAGCTGAGGGCTGGAGAACTCATCATCATTGTAGTGGTGCTCATCATGTGGGCAG GGGTGATCGCCCTGTTTTGTCGTCAGTATGACATCATCAAAGACAACGAgcccaacaacaacaaggacaaaGCCAAGAACTCCTCAGAGTGCAGTACTCCAGAGCACCCACAGGGGGGGCTACTGCGCAGCAACGTCTGA